Proteins encoded in a region of the Gammaproteobacteria bacterium genome:
- the fabZ gene encoding 3-hydroxyacyl-ACP dehydratase FabZ — protein sequence MDIYEVLQYLPHRYPFLLVDKVLSCLPGERLVALKNVTVNEPFFPGHFPGRPVMPGVLMIEALAQAMGILAFKTADTSPASGITFYLAAVDKVRFKRPVEPGDTLIMTVSLERHRRDMWMFSGEATVDGQPAVSAKITCARRDVPA from the coding sequence ATGGATATCTACGAGGTCTTGCAATATCTTCCCCACCGCTATCCGTTTTTGTTGGTGGACAAGGTATTGTCCTGCCTGCCGGGGGAGAGGCTGGTGGCGCTGAAAAACGTGACCGTCAATGAGCCCTTCTTTCCCGGCCATTTCCCGGGGCGGCCGGTAATGCCGGGGGTGCTGATGATCGAAGCCCTGGCCCAGGCCATGGGTATACTGGCCTTTAAAACCGCCGACACCAGCCCCGCCAGCGGCATCACTTTTTACCTTGCTGCCGTGGACAAGGTTCGTTTCAAGCGTCCGGTGGAGCCCGGTGACACTTTGATTATGACCGTCAGCCTGGAACGCCATCGCCGGGACATGTGGATGTTCAGCGGCGAGGCGACAGTGGACGGTCAGCCGGCCGTCAGCGCCAAGATCACCTGTGCCCGGCGGGATGTTCCGGCTTGA
- a CDS encoding acyl-ACP--UDP-N-acetylglucosamine O-acyltransferase: MIDPRAVIDARAELAADVRVGPFAVIGPEVVIGPGCEIGSHVVIKGPTRIGSNNKIFQFASIGDDPQDKKYQGEPTRLEIGDGNVIREYCTINRGTVQGGGLTRVGDDNWIMAYVHIAHDCIVGNHTIFANNASLAGHVKIEDYVILGGFSLVHQFCNLGAHCFTAFSAGIAKDVPPFVMVGGYAAAPHGLNIEGLKRRGFSAQTIANLRRAYKILYRSGLTFKNAIEQLKAFSPEEPEVARMVTFLEKSRRGIVR; this comes from the coding sequence TTGATTGATCCGCGCGCCGTCATTGATGCCAGGGCGGAGCTGGCCGCTGATGTCCGGGTCGGTCCCTTTGCCGTGATCGGTCCTGAGGTGGTCATCGGGCCGGGTTGTGAGATCGGCTCCCACGTCGTCATCAAAGGCCCCACCCGCATTGGCAGTAACAATAAGATTTTCCAGTTTGCTTCCATCGGCGACGATCCCCAGGACAAGAAATACCAGGGCGAGCCCACCCGGCTGGAAATCGGTGACGGCAATGTGATCCGCGAATACTGCACCATCAACCGGGGCACGGTGCAGGGCGGTGGCCTGACCCGCGTGGGCGATGACAACTGGATCATGGCCTATGTTCACATCGCGCATGACTGCATCGTGGGCAATCACACCATCTTTGCCAACAACGCCTCTTTGGCGGGGCACGTGAAAATTGAGGATTACGTTATTCTTGGCGGTTTCTCCCTGGTTCACCAGTTTTGCAATCTGGGCGCCCATTGCTTTACCGCTTTCAGCGCCGGCATTGCCAAGGACGTGCCGCCCTTCGTCATGGTGGGGGGGTACGCCGCCGCGCCCCACGGCCTCAACATTGAAGGCCTGAAACGGCGTGGTTTCAGCGCGCAGACCATTGCCAATCTGCGCCGTGCTTATAAGATTCTTTACCGCTCGGGCCTCACCTTCAAAAATGCCATTGAACAGCTCAAAGCCTTCAGCCCGGAGGAACCGGAAGTCGCCCGCATGGTGACCTTTCTCGAAAAATCCCGGCGCGGTATCGTGCGCTAG
- a CDS encoding lipid-A-disaccharide synthase: protein MFRIAIVAGEASGDLLGAGLIRAIRARRPDICFEGVAGPRMMDAGCQVVFPAERLSVMGLVEILGRVPEALRIRRALLQRYQVEPPDLFIGIDAPAFNTGLELRLKARGIPTVHYVSPSIWAWRQGRIHKIKRAVDLMLTLFPFEAPYYEAAGVPVRVVGHPLADAMPLAAAHVAAHEALALPPGKKIVALLPGSRATEVKALGSLFLEAAKCLLTVRPDIHFAVPLATPVTRELFCQCLKSLATPLPVTVYDGRARDVLTAADAAIVASGTVTLEAMLAQCPMVVAYRLSPLTFWLVERLARVTYCSIPNLLADDRLVPELVQDAATAQGLSEHVLRYLNDPDALSRTRARFQALHRKLRQGADDAAAEAVLALLAARHAPPGMS, encoded by the coding sequence ATGTTCCGCATTGCCATTGTGGCCGGAGAAGCCTCCGGCGATCTGTTGGGCGCCGGTCTGATCCGCGCCATCCGCGCCCGCCGGCCTGATATCTGCTTCGAAGGGGTCGCCGGGCCGCGAATGATGGACGCCGGGTGTCAGGTGGTGTTTCCGGCCGAGCGCCTGTCGGTGATGGGCCTGGTGGAAATCCTCGGCCGGGTGCCGGAGGCTCTCCGTATCCGCCGGGCACTGCTGCAGCGCTACCAGGTGGAGCCACCGGATCTGTTCATCGGCATCGACGCGCCCGCCTTCAACACGGGCCTGGAACTGCGGCTGAAGGCCCGCGGCATTCCCACTGTGCACTATGTCAGCCCTTCCATCTGGGCCTGGCGCCAGGGGCGCATCCACAAGATCAAGCGTGCGGTGGACTTGATGCTGACCTTGTTTCCCTTTGAGGCGCCCTACTATGAGGCCGCGGGTGTGCCCGTGCGCGTGGTCGGCCATCCCCTGGCGGACGCCATGCCCCTGGCGGCCGCCCATGTGGCCGCCCACGAGGCCCTGGCGTTGCCGCCGGGCAAGAAAATCGTCGCCTTGCTGCCCGGCAGCCGGGCCACGGAGGTGAAGGCCCTGGGAAGCCTGTTTCTGGAGGCCGCAAAGTGTCTGCTGACGGTCCGGCCGGACATCCATTTCGCCGTGCCCCTGGCCACGCCCGTGACCCGCGAGCTGTTCTGCCAATGCCTGAAATCGCTGGCCACGCCCCTGCCCGTCACGGTGTACGACGGCCGCGCCCGCGACGTGCTGACCGCCGCCGATGCCGCCATCGTTGCCTCAGGCACCGTCACTCTGGAAGCCATGCTGGCGCAGTGTCCCATGGTGGTGGCCTACCGTTTGTCGCCCCTCACCTTCTGGCTGGTGGAACGCCTGGCCAGGGTGACCTATTGTTCCATTCCCAACCTGCTGGCGGACGACAGGCTGGTTCCCGAACTGGTCCAGGATGCCGCCACCGCGCAAGGTTTGTCTGAGCACGTGCTCCGGTATTTGAACGATCCCGACGCGCTAAGCCGCACGCGGGCCCGCTTCCAGGCGCTGCATCGCAAACTGCGGCAGGGTGCCGACGACGCGGCCGCCGAGGCGGTGTTGGCGTTGCTGGCCGCGCGTCATGCGCCGCCCGGCATGAGCTGA
- a CDS encoding thioredoxin family protein, giving the protein MARTPSTMLELGTPAPQFRLPDTDGTWVSRDDFKDARGLLVVFMCNHCPYVLHIREALADFAREYQARGLAMVGINANDVERYPDDSPEKMAQEKARAGYSFPYLFDATQEVAKAYRAACTPDFFLFDESHKLVYRGQFDDARPGNDVPVTGRDLRAAAAALLAGQHIDTDQKPSLGCNIKWKPGQEPDYF; this is encoded by the coding sequence ATGGCTCGCACCCCCTCCACCATGCTGGAACTCGGCACACCAGCGCCGCAGTTTCGCCTGCCAGACACCGATGGAACCTGGGTGTCACGGGACGATTTCAAAGACGCCCGGGGACTGCTGGTGGTGTTCATGTGCAATCACTGCCCCTATGTGCTTCACATCCGGGAGGCACTGGCGGATTTCGCCAGGGAATATCAGGCCAGGGGGCTGGCGATGGTAGGTATCAATGCCAACGACGTGGAGCGTTATCCGGACGACAGCCCGGAAAAAATGGCGCAGGAAAAGGCCAGGGCGGGCTACAGCTTCCCCTACCTCTTCGATGCCACCCAGGAGGTGGCCAAAGCCTACCGCGCCGCGTGTACGCCGGACTTCTTCCTGTTCGACGAAAGCCACAAACTGGTCTACCGGGGCCAGTTTGACGATGCCCGCCCCGGCAACGACGTGCCCGTCACCGGGCGCGACCTGCGCGCCGCCGCCGCTGCCCTGCTGGCAGGACAACACATTGACACGGACCAAAAACCCAGCCTGGGTTGCAACATCAAATGGAAACCGGGACAAGAACCGGATTATTTTTAA